Part of the Pseudomonas baltica genome is shown below.
ACGGCACCAAGGCCGTGATCGAACGCCTCAAGGCGCGCAACGAGCGGCTCGACTGGTGCATCGTCGGCGAACCGTCGAGCACCACCCTGGTGGGTGACGTGGTCAAGAACGGCCGCCGTGGCTCGCTGGGCGCGACCTTGACCGTGCGCGGCAAGCAAGGCCACGTGGCCTATCCGCACCTGGCCAAAAACCCGATTCACCTGGCCGCCCCGGCACTGGCCGAACTGGCTGCGGAGCACTGGGACCACGGCAACGATTTCTTCCCGCCGACCAGCTTCCAGGTGTCCAACCTCAACTCGGGCACCGGCGCCACCAACGTCATTCCGGGCGAACTGACGGCGATCTTCAATTTCCGCTTCTCGACCGAATCCACCGTCGAAGGCCTGCAGCAGCGCGTGGCAACCATCCTCGACAAGCACGACCTGGACTGGCACATCGACTGGGCGCTGTCCGGCCTGCCGTTCCTTACCGAACCGGGCGCACTGCTGGACGCCGTTGCGGCCAGTATCAAGGCGGTCACCGGCCGTGATACCCAGCCGTCCACCAGTGGCGGCACCTCCGATGGTCGTTTCATCGCCACCATGGGCACCCAAGTGGTCGAGCTGGGCCCGGTCAACGCCACCATTCACCAGGTCGACGAACGCGTGCTGGCCAGCGATCTCGACGTGCTGACTGAAATCTACTATCACACCTTGATCAAGTTGCTCGCCTGATGCTCACTTGCCCACTCTGCACAGCCATGCTCGCCAAGGCTGAAAACGGCATGGTCTGCCCCAGCGGCCATCGTTTCGATCGCGCGCGCCAGGGCTACCTGAACCTGTTGCCGGTGCAGCACAAGAACAGCCGCGATCCGGGCGACAACCTGGCCATGGTCGAAGCCCGCCGCGATTTCCTCAACGAAGGTCATTATGCCCCCGTGGCGGCGCGCCTGGCCGAGCTGGCCGCCAAACACTGGCCGCAGCGCTGGCTCGACATCGGCTGTGGCGAGGGTTACTACACCGCGCAAATCGCCGAAGCCTTGCCACGCTCCGACGGTTACGCCCTGGACATCTCCCGCGAGGCCGTCAAGCGCGCCTGCAAACGTGCGCCTGGGGTCAACTGGCTGGTGGCGAGCATGGCCCGGGTGCCGTTGGCGGATGCCAGCTGTCAGTTCCTCACCAGCGTGTTCAGCCCGCTGGACTGGAACGAGGCCAAGCGTCTGCTCAGCCCCGGCGGCGGTCTGATGCGAGTGGGGCCGACCAGCGGCCACCTGATGGAACTGCGCGAGGCGCTATACGACGAAGTGCGCGAATACGTCGACGACAAGCACTTGGCCCAGGTGCCGGACGGCCTGAAACTCGATCACAGCGAAACCCTGACCTTCAAGCTCAAACTGATCGACGCGCCCTCACGCGCCAATCTGCTGGCCATGACGCCCCACGGCTGGCGCGCCAGTGCCGAACGCCGCGCCGCAGTGATCGAACAGGACAAGCCGTTCCTGGTCACTGTTTCCATGCGTTACGATTATTTCGTCGCACACTAATTCCTGCTTCAGCGAGCCCTGCCATGCGCCAACCGGATATCGAGATTTACCTCAAGGACGCCGACGTCGACCACAAGGCCATCACCGCCTGGCTCGAAGCCGCGCTGGGTACTTGTAGCGAGTGGGTGCAAAAAGGCCAGACCTGGAAATGCCGCGCGGGCGACGTGCCGGTGACCTGGCTGCCCAAGGCCGTGGGCAAGTGGAACAGCCTGTTTCTGGACAGCGACCAGACCCCTTGGGAGGACGACGTCGCCTGCGCCCGCGCCGCCTTTGCCGCCCTGCAAGTGGAAGTACGCTGCGCCCCCGGCACCTGGATAGAAGAAGAAGGCGAGGAAGATGCTGATCGCTGGATTCGCATCAGTGTCGATGGTGAAGAAGAGATTACCTGGCGGACTGCTTGATCACGTTCAGCGCGCCGCAAAAGGCTAATTCATGACCCGATCACCGCTGCGCCGTCTCTTCTTTGGTACCCTGCGCCGATTGCTCTACCTGTGGGTGCGTTCCGAGACCATCAACCAGTCCTCGTTCAATCTCAACCTGGACCGCAGTCGGCCGACGTTCTACGTGCTGCAGTCGCCGTCGGTGAGCGATCTGGCGGTAGTGGATCGCGAGTGCAGCAAAGCCAATCTGCCGCGCCCGGTGCTGCCCGTGGCGATCGGTTCGCAAATGGAACCAATGGCCTATTTTTACCTGACCCCGGCCCCCGACTGGCTGGGCCGTCAGGATAAACGCGGGGCACCGCCGACCCTCGAACGGCTGGTCAAGCTGCTGATCGAAGACACCAGCCAGGACGCGCAGATCGTGCCGGTCAGCGTGTTCTGGGGGCAGTCGCCGGCCAGCGAGTCGAGCCCCTGGAAGCTGCTGTTCGCCGACAGCTGGGCAGTCACCGGGCGCCTGCGCCGGCTGGTCACCATCCTGATCCTCGGCCGCAAGACTCGGGTGCAATTCGCCGCGCCCATTCAGCTGCGCGAACTAGTCAGTCACAACAAGGGCCAGGAGCGTACCGTGCGCTTGGCCCAGCGCACCCTGCGTGTGCACTTTCGCAACCAGAAGACCGCCGTCATCGGTCCCGACATCTCGCACCGGCGCAATCTGGTCAAGGGCCTGATCCACGACCCGCTGGTGCGCCAAGCCATCAGCGAAGAAGCCGAACGCCAGCACATTCCCCTGGCCAAAGCCGAAGCCCAGGCGCTGCGTTATGGCAACGAGATCGCCTCGGACTACACCTACACCGCCATCCGCTTCCTCGAAGTGGTGCTGAGCTGGTTCTGGAACAAGATCTACGACGGCGTCAAGGTCAACCATATCGAAGGTGTGCAGGACATCGCCCAGGGCAACGAGATCATCTACGTGCCCTGCCACCGCAGCCATATCGACTACCTGCTGCTGTCCTACCTGCTGTTTCGCAACGGCCTGACCACGCCGCATATCGCTGCCGGCATCAACCTCAACATGCCGGTGATCGGCGCGCTGCTGCGCCGCGGCGGGGCGTTTTTCATGCGCCGCACCTTCAAGGGCAATCCGCTCTACACCGCGGTGTTCAACGAGTATCTGCACACCCTCTTCACCAAGGGCTTCCCGGTGGAGTACTTCGTCGAAGGCGGACGCTCGCGCACCGGGCGCATGCTGCAGCCAAAAACCGGCATGCTGGCGATCACGATGCGCAGTTTCCTGCGTTCTTCACGCACGCCTATCGTCTTCGTGCCGGTGTATATCGGCTACGAGCGAGTGCTTGAAGGCCGTACCTACCTGGGCGAATTGCGCGGAGCCACCAAGAAGAAAGAATCGATCTTCGATATCTTCAAGGTCATCGGCGCACTCAAGCAGAAGTTCGGCCAAGTGGCGGTCAACTTCGGCGAACCGATCAAGCTGGCCGAGTTTCTCGAACGCGAGCAACCTGGCTGGCGCGAGCAGGACCTAGGGCCGCAGTACAAGCCGGAGTGGCTGAACGCAACCACCCACCGCCTGGGCGAAACCGTGGCGCGGCATCTCAACGAAGCCGCAGCGGTGAACCCCGTCAACCTGGTGGCCCTGGCGCTGTTGGCCACCTCGCGCCTGGCGCTGGACGAGCGGGCGCTGGCGCGGGTGCTCGACCTGTACCTGGCCTTGTTGCGCCAGGTGCCCTACTCGCCGCACACCACGGTGCCCGAGGGCGATGCCCGCAGCCTGATCGATCACGTCAAAAGCATGGATCTGCTGGCCGAACAGGCCGATGCGCTGGGCAAGATCTACTATCTGGACGAACAGAACGCCGTCCTGATGACCTATTACCGCAACAACGTATTGCACATCTTCGCCCTGCCGGCGCTGCTGGCGAGCTTCTTCCAGAGCTCTTCGCGCATGAACCGCGAGCAGATCCTGCGCTACACCAAAGCGCTGTACCCGTTCCTGCAAAAGGAGCTGTTCATTCGCTGGGACATCGTGGAGCTGGACGCGGTGGTGGATCAGTGGCTGGTGGCATTCGTCGAGCACGGCCTGTTGCGCCTGGAGAACGACCTGTACCTGCGCCCAGCACCAAGCTCGCGGCATTTCGTGCTGCTGACGCTGCTGTCGCGCACCATCGCCCAGACCCTGCAACGCTTCTACATGGCCATCGCCTTGCTGCTCAACGCCGGTCAAAGCAACCTGACCAGCGAGGAGCTGGAAGAACTGTGCACGGTCATGGCTCAGCGCCTGTCGATTCTGCATGGTCTCAACGCGCCGGAGTTTTTCGACAAAAGCTTGTTCCGCCACTTTATCCAGAGCCTGCTGGACGTCGGCGTGGTGCGCCGCGGCGAGGACGGCAAGCTCGGCTACCATGAAATGCTCGGCGAACTGGCCGAAGGCGCGGCCAAACGCGTGCTGCCGCCGGACATTCGCCTCTCTATTCGCCAGGTCGCCTTGCACCGCAACGAGGACGCAGCCGACCTGGCCATCATCGACTCGCCTTGAAGCCCAAGGCGAGTAGTTTTCACCCGTATAAGGATGACGCTTTGAAACGACTCACCATTGCCTTCTTGGGCACCTTGCTCAGCGCCTGCAGCAGCATGGATGCGGCGCCGTCACACAGCCTCGACGGCGAAGTGTTCTACCTGCAGCGCTCGGCACTGCCACCGACCGCTATCCTGAGCGTCACGCTGCAGGACGTATCGCTGGCCGATGCCCCGGCCGTGGTGCTGGCGCGCCAGAGCGGACCGGTCAATGGCCAGGTGCCGCTGGCGTTTCACTTGCCATACGATCCGGCCAAGGTGCAGTCTGGCCATCGATTTGCGGTGAGCGCACGCATCGAAGTGGACGGCAAATTGCTGTTCATCAGCACCGA
Proteins encoded:
- the plsB gene encoding glycerol-3-phosphate 1-O-acyltransferase PlsB; translation: MTRSPLRRLFFGTLRRLLYLWVRSETINQSSFNLNLDRSRPTFYVLQSPSVSDLAVVDRECSKANLPRPVLPVAIGSQMEPMAYFYLTPAPDWLGRQDKRGAPPTLERLVKLLIEDTSQDAQIVPVSVFWGQSPASESSPWKLLFADSWAVTGRLRRLVTILILGRKTRVQFAAPIQLRELVSHNKGQERTVRLAQRTLRVHFRNQKTAVIGPDISHRRNLVKGLIHDPLVRQAISEEAERQHIPLAKAEAQALRYGNEIASDYTYTAIRFLEVVLSWFWNKIYDGVKVNHIEGVQDIAQGNEIIYVPCHRSHIDYLLLSYLLFRNGLTTPHIAAGINLNMPVIGALLRRGGAFFMRRTFKGNPLYTAVFNEYLHTLFTKGFPVEYFVEGGRSRTGRMLQPKTGMLAITMRSFLRSSRTPIVFVPVYIGYERVLEGRTYLGELRGATKKKESIFDIFKVIGALKQKFGQVAVNFGEPIKLAEFLEREQPGWREQDLGPQYKPEWLNATTHRLGETVARHLNEAAAVNPVNLVALALLATSRLALDERALARVLDLYLALLRQVPYSPHTTVPEGDARSLIDHVKSMDLLAEQADALGKIYYLDEQNAVLMTYYRNNVLHIFALPALLASFFQSSSRMNREQILRYTKALYPFLQKELFIRWDIVELDAVVDQWLVAFVEHGLLRLENDLYLRPAPSSRHFVLLTLLSRTIAQTLQRFYMAIALLLNAGQSNLTSEELEELCTVMAQRLSILHGLNAPEFFDKSLFRHFIQSLLDVGVVRRGEDGKLGYHEMLGELAEGAAKRVLPPDIRLSIRQVALHRNEDAADLAIIDSP
- the dapE gene encoding succinyl-diaminopimelate desuccinylase → MTAPADLSPTLQLACDLIRRPSVTPVDADCQKLMMQRLGAAGFALEPMRIEDVDNFWAYHGQGDGPVLCFAGHTDVVPTGPVSAWQVEPFNALIDEHGMLCGRGAADMKGSLAAMVVAAERFVADYPDHRGALTFLITSDEEGPAHHGTKAVIERLKARNERLDWCIVGEPSSTTLVGDVVKNGRRGSLGATLTVRGKQGHVAYPHLAKNPIHLAAPALAELAAEHWDHGNDFFPPTSFQVSNLNSGTGATNVIPGELTAIFNFRFSTESTVEGLQQRVATILDKHDLDWHIDWALSGLPFLTEPGALLDAVAASIKAVTGRDTQPSTSGGTSDGRFIATMGTQVVELGPVNATIHQVDERVLASDLDVLTEIYYHTLIKLLA
- a CDS encoding YbaY family lipoprotein yields the protein MKRLTIAFLGTLLSACSSMDAAPSHSLDGEVFYLQRSALPPTAILSVTLQDVSLADAPAVVLARQSGPVNGQVPLAFHLPYDPAKVQSGHRFAVSARIEVDGKLLFISTEHNGVKLDGSDPVPLRIRVDALR
- a CDS encoding putative RNA methyltransferase; amino-acid sequence: MLTCPLCTAMLAKAENGMVCPSGHRFDRARQGYLNLLPVQHKNSRDPGDNLAMVEARRDFLNEGHYAPVAARLAELAAKHWPQRWLDIGCGEGYYTAQIAEALPRSDGYALDISREAVKRACKRAPGVNWLVASMARVPLADASCQFLTSVFSPLDWNEAKRLLSPGGGLMRVGPTSGHLMELREALYDEVREYVDDKHLAQVPDGLKLDHSETLTFKLKLIDAPSRANLLAMTPHGWRASAERRAAVIEQDKPFLVTVSMRYDYFVAH